The sequence GTTTTAGCTTTTTAGACGGCAATATTTTTGAGATTTGAGCTTTCATCTAACTAACTTTTAATCATGTTGCAGTGTtcagtattataaattatatttttttcccgcCAAGAGAATGCACGTGTTTTGAATAACATTATATCTTGTAGTTCGTACTTGCATAGCTAAGTGTTTCAATAAGATTATGTACAAAATAACGTGTTCTACGCAATAAAGTATATGATATCTCGCTGTTTTAACTTCTGTGGCGTTACGTGGGAGAcgaaagttataaataaatataaagtatacaAATTGTATATtcgtgttttattttgactgtattaggtacttattctcAATATAGCTACctattataggtaaataaaatatttgatttgatttgatttgaaatataagtaggtacaaatgtCTAAACATACAAACTTTCAACTAAGTTTTGTTGCGAAAAAATAATTAGTGAAAGATTACCAGATTTTGTTGCCGCCCGTCTTCCGCCAGTCCTTATTCTTCTGCCAGAATTCCACAAAATTCAACTTACATgcatagactaatattgttGGTTGTCAAAGAAACACATCCAAAtatttgaagattttttatcgagaaatatttataaacgaCAGCCATGAGTGAATATATTCACCAGAGCGACGCTACGATTCTTATGACTGTTGAAAACCTGATAGCCAGGGCCATGGGCCCTCCTGATGTTAGTTCCATTGCTATAATATGATTATGTTTTGAGGTATTCTGATGAACAATATCGCTACTCAACGGGGGTTAGAGGTATTTATACCCTGAATAGGTGCACCTACCGAGTAAAGTGGCCGAGACAGCGTTCATTGGTCGAAGATCTGCCGAGGATATTGTCTCGCCACTCAACTCagtaggtgtaatcagggtataAAATAATCGTTCATCTATTACCTTAAAGTAAGctattttaggtaggtactacttaCTACCAAATATTTCAGGAAAACAAAGTGGACTTCAAGATAATCCAAGAGCTACTTGTAATCTTTGCTCGGCAACTTCGTATGCTAGAACATCATGTCGAGTTAAAGCATGGCTTGGACGCCGAATTTGATTCTGCTGATTGGAAAAAAGATAAACTGCCAGAAGGTGACAAAGACCACAAAAAAGACAAAAGAACTGTGTCCCTAAAGAAAGGAGGAGATGGCAAGTCAGAAGATGCTAAAAAGCTTCCCAAAGATGGTGAAAACTTGAAGGTTAAAAGCAATGTGAAGGATGAAGGAGAGACGGAGGACAAAGGTGGGACTGGAAGAGATGGGCAGGCTGGTTCAGGTAACTTTTTAGAGTTGTTTTTATTCTTGTTAGATTGGATGTGTTGAGTAGGTATCTAAGTAAGTAGAACTGTAAGTTCGAGATAAATAAATTCACTCGTATTATTATCACATTAgtgattttttaaacatttttcatcaagtttcgTGAATTTTAACTAGTAAGTTCTTATACACATTAATCGTAGTAAACGAATTACTGATTGCTTATGCTTACAGGAGCGCCCGCTGGTGGTAAAACACCAGGCCAACCCTCAGGGCGCCGCCGCGTGGGCAGCATCGAGGTGGTCTCTGGCTCCGAGTTCGACCTCCTGGCAGCAGCCGTGAAGAAGCTGCAGAGCGTCGCCAGCCCAGGGCGACTGCCGACTAATGAACAGTTGACTAGTGATATACAGGCTGGGAAGGTCTCGCTTGATGAGGCTTTGGATGCTAAGCAGGTTGGTCACTAGAAATTAAGCACGTTATCTAAGTTGAGGAAAATAACAGCCATCTGTCATTCTATGCACTTTGTGTTCATTCCACCCGCACCTTCAAGGGGACCTAATCAGTATATTCTGCGCACTCAAGATTGGTATAGTACGATACATGATGAACCTAGGTAACTATCTCTAATTAACCTAAAGGTAGAAAATATATGCAATCCCTGAAATCCCGTGGCATTCGGGCAAGGATGGAAAATTTTATCGTCAAAATATATTCTCGAAGGTAGCTACTAGTAGGTTGGTAGGTACTACGCCTACATATTCGGGAATTGTTTGTGCATAATTCTTACCCGTTCTCAGATCACAGCCCGCGTGCAAGCCACAGAAGACTCCGTGGCCAGGATGGTGGACCTCCTGACGAAGTTGGCGCTCAGTGGCGCCCTGCCCGCGGACATGGCCAGCAAGATACAGGAGCTGTTGAGCTCCGAGGCTGGGGCAGGAGCGGGAACCGGTGCCAGTCAAGCGGTGCTGTCGGTTAGACCATTTACTGATGTATGAATCCAGGCGCGGCTATAACCACTATTTAGAGTTAATTCAAAGAAATTTATTGCGAAAAAGTGGACCCGttaatcaaaataatttagaaaCGAAATGTTTTTCCGACTTTAAAGGAATTTTGACCAGATGGTCCTCCTATGCTTAATAACGAGCAGGTAGGGTGGCTGTAGGTACCAATACCTAGTGGTAGGTAATACCGCACAGATTTTTGCAACTTACATAATGAGCTTTGCCCTCCTTTAATTTATGTCCATATTAATGACAATGCAATatccaataatataattttgttaatgTTGCTGGTTGTTTATAAGGTGATGCCGCCTGGAAAATTGCCTGAAGATGGAGTAACACGCGATGAGATGGAGTTAGTAAATACCTAACAACCTACCACAATTACATATAATTACCCTCTAGTAGCTTCATAGTGCGGgattcatataaaaatatagggatAGCTAAGTAATATAGTGACCATTACCATTATTTCCTGAAAAAATTACAGCAACAAATGATTTCTCtggttaaatttaaaaaaatacgctCTTATAGACTAAAAAATAACCAGTGGTCAAGATATTATCTATAGACACTTACTTAAAgatctgatatttttttcagggaGGCTATAAATAATCTACAAAGCAATCTGAAGAAGGTTATGAATGATTTTATGACGAAGGCTTTGGTCGCTGCTGAGAAAGCCAACAATAACACCATGGAAATAcgtaaatatatacctacctacttacctattatttataaaagtatgtatGTAACACGTAGTGTAGGCATCGTAGTTAGAAAAAGATACAAAGTGAAATAAAtcgattaagtacctacctattaccCTTCCTACAAAAAAGCCCTATAACCTCATCAAATAAacgcttttttatttttccttatgttatttttttaaggcgatAAAATGGGTGATACTCTAGAGATGGCcccaaaaataaatgaaattaaagaTTTGATTAGCGATTATGTTGAGCAGCTTCGCGGCTTAGAAGAAGCCATTAGAGGCCAGGTATTTATATGCGTTTCtttcaatattttgtttactgatGAGGAGATTTttgacaataaaaaaaaatgtgtagCATACATACCCCATGACCCATGATGATGTCCCAACGATTCCAATGACATGGAATTTGATCAAGTCGAAaatttaacacaaaaaataattaatgggtaagtacctacctaataagtaCCTGTCATTCAAAAAGGTACAATTACTTAATTTACTGATTTTGTGGAGGTTTATTTTAGGCGGATTTGTGTGCAGACCAAGTGACGGAAATGCAAGAGGAGTTGAACAAAGGTCTAGCTGTGTTCCAGGGGCCCGTTCCCAATGCTGAGACTGTTGGTGAGATAAGATAAACCATATTATACTACCTTGGACCTAGGCGGTAGTATACGCCGTCTAGAccaagggtgcttacatagagaaatACTGGTTACCTGTAtcactagttattattctgtgcctgTATCAAGTATCTACTCGTATCGGTAACCTGCTGTTTATTCgaggttttttattattaaacgtTTATTACGGACCGTGATAGTTTCCGGTTAAAGTTTTAGGTAACTCTCtgtgagcgctttcgcataatcaagTTACAGGtatacaggtagatacagggaacctgcctctctatgtaagcaccctaaggTAGGTACAATTTGTAGCAAAGGAACCTGACCTCTCTCAGAGGCACAGTGCTACAGAGAGCCCCCTCTGTGCCTCCGACCTATCTACGGGTAAAACCTAAGTTTCACACAGAAAGTCTTCTACGCACGACTTCTTCAGAGAAAATTTCCAAGACGTGAAACCTAATTGGGTAGAATTTGTTACTcagtagatacctacttagtcCGTTAGCTCTTACAGTATTCGGCTGTGTTAAGAATACCCATACTACACAGGTATTCTAATTAGGTTGCTGCTCATTTCTATTTCTCGGAAGTCGTAATGTGCCtctgatttaaataaaaaaaccgtgTCGTAACTAAACAGATCATTAAATCATAGCCATGAGTGAGGCCATGACTAACAGTTATTATACTTATGACCTAAACTAACTGTTTCCGTTAGATTCAGAGCGGGTcttaggtaatttattttagagttataacttttctaacctaaagtctgtttttatctcagatactaaattgatagATTCTGTGCATCCACAGTCGATGGTCCCGCCAATaaaacgatacgtcacttaatcgcgggacaatcgactgtcgatgaaccgttcagaatctgtaaaTTTAGTATcagagattaaaaaacagtcTTTAATTGTTATTCGTGTAGCTGTGTTGGAGCTGACGGATCGGTACAACGGGTTGATGAGCCAGACAGAGGCTGTCATATTCGAAAACGCTGTCCAAACTGAAACACAGAATCGTCTTACGGAAAGTTATGGGGTTAGCATGTTTTTCAGAATCTTGAagaaatagtacctacctaaatatgaATGTAATGGTTACCGTATAGGTTGCGGGTTGCGTTAATTCTCAATTAGATGTTTTTCGTCGTTTTGCAATACTGTTCTAGACCTTCCATTTTATCCAGCCTTATGGTATTCCTAATGAGGTCCTAATGAAACATTCGGGCACACCATTGAATTTTCTCTTCCACATCCTAGATTTGAGAGCAAACATCTACCTTACCCAGCCGGGAAACAGAATTTACGTCTTCAACACTTTAGTCAATTTACTAACAACAAAAACCGATCTCCAGGAGCTGAACGAAGCAATAAACATTCTTCGAGAGGAGAAGGCTGACCGGGAAGAAGTCCAGGACGCTCTCCGGGACAAGGCCAGCAAGGCGCTGCTGCAGGGGATGATGATGGAGAAAGACTTCCAGAGGGCTAAGGAACTGCTGGAGGGGAGACTGGATAAGTGCTTTGATAAGT is a genomic window of Plutella xylostella chromosome 18, ilPluXylo3.1, whole genome shotgun sequence containing:
- the LOC105392334 gene encoding uncharacterized protein LOC105392334 codes for the protein MSEYIHQSDATILMTVENLIARAMGPPDENKVDFKIIQELLVIFARQLRMLEHHVELKHGLDAEFDSADWKKDKLPEGDKDHKKDKRTVSLKKGGDGKSEDAKKLPKDGENLKVKSNVKDEGETEDKGGTGRDGQAGSGAPAGGKTPGQPSGRRRVGSIEVVSGSEFDLLAAAVKKLQSVASPGRLPTNEQLTSDIQAGKVSLDEALDAKQITARVQATEDSVARMVDLLTKLALSGALPADMASKIQELLSSEAGAGAGTGASQAVLSVMPPGKLPEDGVTRDEMEEAINNLQSNLKKVMNDFMTKALVAAEKANNNTMEIRDKMGDTLEMAPKINEIKDLISDYVEQLRGLEEAIRGQADLCADQVTEMQEELNKGLAVFQGPVPNAETVAVLELTDRYNGLMSQTEAVIFENAVQTETQNRLTESYGELNEAINILREEKADREEVQDALRDKASKALLQGMMMEKDFQRAKELLEGRLDKCFDKFQRQGEVWEEALADLKEELDTKALVLQLTRLREEAVQRLRSLDEAIQCLALAVGEPYAALITKELNLGAACATCQGPAKMRVSEPTYDLPPLQPEFKPPPGPAGEDPGLCIRGVLTARPPDPRTHSCLRWAGGSHTLLTRAVARQRAPDLPPQPPYRQYEAYGDDGKMYRMQEECQPCEECLVVSAPTAADGAGDTAQADNAELNLNCETEQCKQEDDDKKAGNENERKSGTQN